The Chanos chanos chromosome 3, fChaCha1.1, whole genome shotgun sequence genome segment agaataaGGAGTAGCTAGGTTGAGTATAAAGTTGTCTGTAGAACTGTACAATGTATAAAAAgctcaggttctctctctctcacacatacacacacaaacacaatcctACCTGGTGGGTCTCTGCAAATGTAGCAGGTGTAGGTGTCAGGCACACTGTCCTCCATCAAGCCCATACATGTACCATGCTGCCAGCACAAACACTCCTCACACTGCACAAAAACACCAACAGTCAGTGAGAGCAACCTACACCCTAACCCTCCTTAAGAGACGAGACACACTTAATGACAAAGATCACCGACAGAAGACTGGGAGAATAAGCCAGGGGCTGGAATAGAGGTAGGAGAACCCTTCTCCTGGAAGGCCACCATACATTCAGGATTTAACCttaacagacaacagacacctGATTCAGCTTATCCTTCAAAGCAATGTTTCTGAACTCAGTGCTCAAGCCACCACTGGCCTGGATATATTTCAGCCCTGCAATATCAGCCAGGATTCATTTAATCCACTGCTTTAACAGACTCTTCATTAGAGTCAGGTGTATCAGTGCAGAGCTGTGGGGCAGGTCGGCCTTCTGGACTGGACTGAGAAATACTGACTTAAAGGAGCCTCTGAAGTCTGTAGTATAACTAGTGGCGCATTAAGACTGGAATAAAATACTGACGGGAACTCTAAGGAGATGCCTGAATGGGGATGGATGTGACACTGGGAATAGAGATGGATGGGGAACTGGGAATGGGGATGGATATGAGACTGGGAATGGGGATGGATATGAGACTGGGAATGGGAATGGATATGAGACTGGGAATGGGAATGGATATGAGACTGGGAATGGGGATGGATATGAGACTGGGAATGGGGATGGATATGAGACTGGGAATGGGGATGGATATGAGACTGGGAATGGGGATGGATATGAGACTGGGAATGGGGATGGATATGAGACTGGGAATGGGGATGGATATGAGACTGGGAATGGGGATGGATATGAGACTGGGAATGGGGATGGATATGAGACTGGGAATGGGGATGGATATGAGACTGGGAATGGGAATGGATATGAGACTGGGAATGGGGATGGATAGGAGACTGGGAATGGGGATGGATAAGACACTGGGCATGGGAATGGATATGAGACTGGGAATGGGGGTGGATATGAGACTGGGAATGGGGGTGGATATGAGACTGGGAATGGGGATGGATATGAGACTGGGAATGGGGATGGATATGAGACTGGGAATGGGGATGGATATGAGACTGGGCATGGGAATGGATATGAGACTGGGAATGGGGGTGGATATGAGTCTGGGAATGGGGGTGGATATGAGACTGGGAACAGGGATGAGATTTTCTTTGGAATCAGGCAGGCATCTGCCATGATCTCACACAGGTGTGAACGGGAGTGAAAACTCACCTGGATCATAAAGTCGTTCTCCTCctgtacctcacacacacatcgaaCTATCTCTGAGCCGTGGCTCACAGGCTCCACCCCCTGCTCAGAAATGGGCGTGATCACATCCAATCCCGTCTCTGACTCCTCCTCACTCCACATTGTGCTATCTGTAGACCAGTCGCTGCCGCTGTCTTCACctacacgcagagagagagagggagaggaaagggaggacaATCACTCAAAGGCTCGTTAAAAGATACATGCATGTCTATCTCTCTGAAAAAtcctacaaaacacacacacacactgagaggacCTACTGCATCTCATCAATGAGACTTTGGCTAAGCATGGGAGAGAACTTGCAAAGCATGAagcagcagagaagagaaaagacaaactcacagagaaaaaatgagatcAGAAGCAACAAACACTAATAAAGGGAGcacagacaacaaaaaagagaaagaaagagagagagagagagagagcagaggaagaccAGAGGTAATGCTGAAGAGGGACCTGGATACCCACCATCTTGGTAAGTCTTGTCCATATAGTTGTGGTGTTTGTGCGAGAGGGGCAATTTGAGAGCCAAATTCAGAGGGCAATGGGAAGGTTTAGAGCCAATATTCTCCTGGCTACTGTGACAGTCTGTCAGGGACAAGCACACGCAGCacagcattaaacacagacaaaaaaaaaaaaaaaacagacggtACTGACTCACACGGCAAAGCACTAAACATAGACAAAAaatacagcactgacacacacagcattaaacacagacaaaaacaaaaaacctccaGACAGTactgactcacagagcacagacaaaaacacagacagtactGACTTAcacagcatacaaaaaagaaacagacagtgctgactcacagcacagcattaaacacagacaaaaaaacagacagtaaactactgactcacagagcacagcattaaacacagacaaaaaaaaaccccagacactactgactcacacagcactaaacaaagacaaaatcaaGCAGTACCCTTACAACTGAGACCAATTCCACTACAAAAGTCTTTAGACACTTGTTTCCTCTGATTCTCAGAGATATATCTCAGGTGTCCCAAACATATTAGAGAGCAAGacaacactgagtgtgtgtgtgtgtgtgtgtgtatgtacgcgTACAAGGCCCTGCATTCAGTTGATTAGATAACGCTGTATtggttgaatcaggtgtgctagtactgaaacaaaatgtacaGGACAGATGGTGCTTTGAGAATTGACTTGAGAAACACTGTTAGAAACCCAATACGAGAAGTTTTAACCAATTCAATCAGCTTGGTTtcacaatttaatttaatgtttgcaGAGTGCAGTGTAGTAAACAATCAGACATGACAACAGAATACAGAGGggacatgtgtacacacacacacacacacacacacacacccacacccacacccacacctcacCTGACttactcctctttttcttcttcttctttttcttcagtttaatGCGGAGGAAATCTTTCTGCcttttctccctcagtctctctctttctttcatccccGCTGAAAAAAAcgacaaggacaaaaaaaaaaaaaaaaaccctgttaatCAACCTGACCAGTCCGATCCACTGATCAGATGAGGTGAAATGCAAGCATGTACCTGTTTCCATGGCGTTCCAATCCCTGTCATCATGGTTTTTGCGGTTGGTGTGTTGGTTCTCCTTACTCCTCTCGCACTGAGAGGCAGATCGCTGGCGATGAACTCCGTTGGCAGTGGGGGGTGACGGCGTGTGACCCGATTTGCTGTCGTTCAGAGGTGAGggagtgtctgagagagagaggtgagcgagagagagtgatgaatgaATGCACATGTACGTACACGGAGTAAAAACCTGATCGACAAATTCAAAGGCCGACGCACATGGTCAAGTCGCGAGCTGTGTGTACTCACGTAAAGATGCAGATACGGTGCGGCGTCTCCTGGGCGTCTCCTGGTTGGAGTTCTGTTTGTCCGAGGCCCTGGTCTGAACGCTGCGTGGGGGGCTCAGGTCACATTCTGCGTGGTAGTACTTCATGTGGTAGTGCAAGAGTGAGGCTTTCCGGAAAGATTTGAGACAGCCTGGCGCTTTGCACTTAAATGGGTTATGATCCAGCTCAATGGACAGGATTGGGGGTGGCTGGTTCTTGATGACTCTGTACACTGTGAAAGACAATGAGAAGGAGTTCAGTCATGTATGACTCtatgtgctcgtgtgtgtgcatgtgtaagtgaTACATGTGAAGTAcgtgtgagtttatgtgtaaGTAATTCCCTACTTACATGGCTCTCTGCTGTATTTGTTGGTGGTCGGGAGGTGGACTTGGCGTCTAAGCAATGTTGCTAAAACAACAagaccaacaacaacatcaatttTAAACTTccagctaaaaacaaaacatagttCTGCATTATGTGCTTTCACAGCTGTTCCAAATATGGGCTTTCTCCTCCCAAACACATTGCAGGTAGAGGAGTCATAAAGTGGCTGACTCCTGAACCCTCTTACAGGGGACACATACCGAGGTCTGGCGTGGCCCCAGTGTCTGCTTTAGCTGCGGTGGCCTCAGCTGTCCCCATTGGGCCCTTACAGTCTCTTTCCTCTGGGCTGGCTGTCGCTGGGACGGAGTCTGATCTGGACAGCTTCTGACTCTGGGATCGGCTACTTCGGTCTGCAGTAGAACAACACAGGTAAAGGAGCCCAGACAAATTTTAAAGAGTATTATATGCCAGTAGTGAGGAGTTTGTGAATCTTTAAATCTCtcactttaaagtttgtaaatctctctctctctccttggattctacccttctctctcttgctctcattctctctctaccacacacacacacttacaggcacatgtgcacacacaaacacacaacctcaacaaCAAACATAACCtttgttattctgtttttaCCATTAACTCAACACATGAATATCAATTTTAAGAGTGACATTTATCATTGTTACTGGTTCTATTTGTTTTGTGCTCAGTAGCACTGGTCAAACAGTttgatagagagaaagagagagagaagacagagaccTGTGCTTGAGTtggctctgtttctttttgctgGAGGTGTTTGGCCCAGGGACGCTCGTCTTTTCCTAAGCTCTGGGACGTTTGGCTTGCTCTCTGCATCCTTTCCTGTGAGTCAAAACAAGCCAAAGGGTCACAATGACTTAGcaaaaaaacaattaacaaccaaacaaagaaaaaaaggcccAAGCCTAAACATGTCTCAGTGAAAACAGCCATACTGGTAACACCCAGTCTACATGAGCAACATCAAAGTCCTGAAATTAAACCAGGTTATCTTCTGACCTAACCAAACGCTAGATTGTTTCCTCTCTACTCATTCTGACGGGCGAAGTCATGTGTTAAGGTGGTGTAGGGTGCTTGGGAGCAGTTGTAGTTGTAAGGTAAGAATAcgatggtgaaaaaaaaaaccaaacaaataaaacaaataacgtTTCTGTAAGGCGAGACCAACTGAACTCAATGGTCTGTAAGGGACTACTGCTTTAATCCCAAACTTACCATCTGCTTGTCTGCTCCTGGTCCTCCTGGCCAGACCAGCACTATCCTCCAATCcatcttctttctccttcttctcttcatCGTTTCCCTCGCTCCCATTCTCCTCCCCGACTCCATTCACCTCACTTTTGTCCGGGTGACAATCCTcaatctctccctttctttctgtctttgtcggTTCACCACCGTTGTCTTCCTCACAAGATGTGCTGTTTTGGTGTTCCCCTCCGTTTGCCCCCTCTGTCACCTTATCATGATCTGCCGAGCCGTTCGTTAGGTTCCTGTCCTCCTCCATATCCTTTCCCACCTCCTCTTCGTCCTCTGATTCGCTCTCCGCATCCTGGTCTGAGGCACTGGCGCTGTGTCTGGAGCCGTTACTGCGGGAACTGCCGTTCTCTCTGGGCTTCCAGTCTTTTCTGGTTGAGTCGGACCTTCTGCGTCCATACTGGCCTGTCCTTCCTTCTGAGCTCTGTttatcagagtgagagagagaaacgtatATAGACACATTAACTGTCATATAACCTGCTAAGTATGTAGGTTACTGCAGGTTTACAGACGGTAACAGCATTGTTGCGGATGAGGTTGTGAAGTGTTTCGAGGGTAGACTCTCACCTCCTTACGGAAAGGCTTGATTTTAATCCCCTTGACGGTCTTAACCACTCCGTCATAAAACTTCACTGTGTAGGACGCTGTTAGAGAGGCATAAGAACAATCAGTCTTTACTAATGTCCATTTTGTCTTTTCCCTCACCACTGACAGCtccacacatgctctctctgtgggtgGAGATCTGTTCAGTGCCTTGTCCACTGCCATACTACCTCCACAGATGGACTCTTAACCAGCTATTCTTTACGTCAGGAATCAAAACCCATGATCCCCTGACTGCCGCttatattcctctctctctgagttacTGTTAACCCAAATCATTTCAACTGTAACTgagttacattaacagtacGACACAATAATCACAATCACAGTCTGATTGAGTTATATAAACAGTATGACACAGTTATAACAATCACAGTAATAGGTCTGATTGAGTGCATCTTCTCTGCAGTGCGATTACTTACAGTCTCTGTTGACTGTCAGGATCTTGGCAGGGTAGTAGCGACAGTCAGACCAGCTGGCCAAAACTTTCTGATTAACATGAAAACCCTGAAGAGTGTGGAAGAAAGATGATAAGGCTCTTGCTCTGTGGGTCTTATTTTTAGAACAATATTTGAATACTCCTTTAAAGCACAGATCTTAGCATGACAAGAGGAAGGCACCCAGAGAAGTTTTTATGACCTTTATAGTTTTatgctgttgttttgtatttggtGATACATGTTCATTTAATAAACACTATTCTGACAATAACCAGCAATGTATTTCACTAGTATTTCAGGTTTTGATCAAATATACAAAACAAGTCCTGTCTACTAGACATCCAATATTTTTGTGGTTCTGATCCGTCTTCAGTTGGTACTTACTGGAGCTGGAGAGTTCTCTCGAAGGCCTTGTTTTCTCAGCTGGATCCGTTCCACAGGCCTCAGGTATGGACTACTCCAGTCAAACCACTCATCATACCGATGACTCCACTGTCTGTAGTGAATCAGAACCTTTTCATCCTCATAGTCTATCTTCTCAATGCTGGCTGCATACctaaacagacagacaccaagACAACATCAGATACATCCTCACAGAAAGAACACATTCAAAGTTTAGAATATCTAAAAATGGCTTATATCTATCAATCACAGAAAGAGCACAAACAAGGCTTAGAACATCCAACAATGACTTGTGTCTATCAATCAACTTAGAATCGTGGGCAAATGCATATAAGCTTTactaaatgaaaaatacattaaaaagtCCTTCATGAAAAACTCCTCAGAAACAGAAGCATCTATACAGGCTTTCTGCACATCACAATTTAAGAATCAACTGGGAATGACATTGTAATAAATAACTTAATTCAGGAACATTCCACAGTTCTCACACATAAAAAGGAACAGGTCATGGACAGCTGCACATTTAGAATTCCTGGACAATCCTTTTCCGCTTTTAACAGGGTTCTAGAATTAGAATGCGGCGTTGAAGGTTCCGCTACAGTGTCTAAGCTCTGAATAAGGCAGTGGCACTGGGCAGCTGTGTCTGATAGCAAGTGAATTGGGCTCCTTGTTCTTTGTGGAAGGAGGAAGAGATACTGACCAGTTCTTCAGGCTGTCCCTGGCTTCCAGCGGAGCCCCAACCTGAAATGTTATTCCTCGCCTGTGTGGAGGGGTCTTAGTCATTCTGTATCCACACTGAACaacacaagacagacagaaatacctATTAGTGTTTCACACAATACTTCACAGGTGGAAAAATACCCTAAACATGTTTTCACAGTTATAGGCGACTCATTACAGGAGAAAATGCATCCAAATAgacaaacacatccagacaAGCATAGTCCAAAACTACTACTAAGGTATCAACACATTaagttgaattaaaaaaaacaacaacaacaacaaaaaaaacagctaagTCTTTTATACTCCAAAATGTGTGTTGCTACTGGAAACACCGGACACACAGCAAGGTTGAAAACAATTGAAAAAGACTTATTGTGCAAAGTAAATACAAAAGTACATCAAAAACACTAGACTGGCGTTCACTTTTCAACCACTCTTCTGTCACCTCAACCATTTTGTATGTTACCATTAACCCACAAAGCAATCTTCTAACACGCCCAGAGAGTACAATGAATCAACATAATATAATAGTGAACCACACAGTTACTGAGTTAGTGGGTTATAAACTCTAGATGTGTGTTAAAGATATCTGTTATATCATAATACCAGAGGATCATCTTTGATAATAAGAGCATATTACAACAGCATgttacaacacaaataacacataaCTCAACAGTGCCCCTAGTGGTTCTGGTGGGACACTACCCTCCCTACTGCAAATCCTCTGATCAATCACAGATCATCAACTCATTTAGATCATTTCCTAATCAGAGGCTTCTGTCCAGACCAGTACTTCAACAGGAGGTGAAGGAAAAGACTTTTCTGTCAAATTTATCTTCCAACTGAATGGTCTTTCCCAAGTCATAACACAGCAGAGGGAAGGCTATGATTTTGGCCACTCCTTGAAGCCAATAGCTACAACAAACTGTTGTCCTTCATTCAAGTCTGAAAAAGCTTTGTAAAGTTTACCTAAACACAGCAGTGATGGCAAAGGTTAATTgttgtgaaggagagaaaagcaaaccATCAGTTTCATTAGTTCTTGCATGCACTGTGATGATGAAAAGCTCACTGTTGTAAACATCTCAGATAGTCACATCTCTCTAGAGCCTGAAGTGTCCACTACTAAATCTATCCAAAACTCAGATTAGCACTTCTCACACAAGCATGAGAATAATAACAGCCAGACAAACAGTATATTATATTTCTTTGATTGCAATATACAATAATTGATGCATTAAACATCCAAGTAGAGACATTTATGCATCAATGAGTTTTTAAAGGATGTTTATAAGTCATCAATATATAGGATGTCAGATAactgcgtgtgtggtgtgtgtgtttatgggtgtggtAGGCAAATTTATGTTAGCCACAATGGTATACAAGGATCTCTGCTCCGACACAATGCTTGTGTGTGACCAATTACACATTTCCCGATTAGAGTGAGGCCAAAGAGGGGTTTCATTATGAGACTAACTCTTATGGAATCTTAATTTAGTAAAAGACGTCGCAGACTAATAGTCTTAAAAATTCCCAAGTCATGTGAGAGTAGGGAAATGACCAGAATTCCTCTTTCAGCAAGTTTGCTTAAAAGGTGTATTCATTTTTCCAGTCTAAAAAGGGGAACTGGCTAAATAATACTTTTCCGAGCTACTCAATTCGTATAATGCTCTATGCACTTACAGGCCTTAAAACAAGGCCTTAATAGCGCAGactgtatatattttatacGTTCATAAGGGGGCTACCGATAAGGTGGCGGGACGTCACTGAGGACGTCGCACAGGTTTCATAACTGACTCGCTAGCACCGGTCCAATGGTCTCGCTTCATGCTTGTGATGCGCGCGTAACCCGTACGGTCTCGTGTACAGTCACGTTAAAGCAGAGTCCATGTCTTTTTGGATACGCTGAAACAGCGCGATATGAGTAGACGAGACATTCGGTGATTTAACAGCTACGACCGAACGGTTTTCTCATCCTTAAACTGACTCCAACATGAACCAGGAATGGTCGAGGTGGAATGACGCAAATGGCGCGCAATACGTTTCCTCCCCGTTGTTTACCTTGTCAAATGCGGGTGGCACTGTTGCTGAGTATGACTAATCATCATCATAACAAAATTTCAGTGGTGATTACTCACATTTACAAACCGTTACAATAATTCCAGTACGTAATCCCAAATAAATACTACTATATATGTATTTTGACTAGTTCTCTCCCAAAAGGCCGCACGTGGAGAAAATGCGTGCTTTTGACTTTTCCTCCAATTCGCCTGCAAGTAGAGAAAACGTGGGTGCAACGTTGTCAGCTAACACGATGCTAACTGTTCTGCCATGCCTCGGCAATCGAATTTTCAAAACATCCTTAAACGGGGTTTAATGTTTATTGGGATGTAACTAAAGTTCTCCAGTGCAAGTAACAGCAATTATACAaccatacatttaaaaactgaaattcagGGGTTTCACATTGTTCACTTGTCTACCACGATTACCATCCGACATCAAATAAGCTAATTGGGTAAAGGCGCTGACGGATGCCAATATAAGCCCTGAGATTGGCTGAAAAGGCTGTCTGTCAAAGATTGACTTCTCCCGGGCCTCGCTTCGGCCTACTCAACGCCGCACGGGGCTACCGTAATTACAGCTCAAGAACACAGACAAGCAAGTTCAACAAAAGTCTTAAAATCATTCACACAAATCATAACAATCGTCACATGCGAATCTACAACTACTAACACTGTCCATACATAAGATCTGCGCTTTCCCGAgcaaaattacttttaaaaacaacGCGAGCATCAGCCAGTGAAACACATGTACGGGGGGGGGGTAAGTTTGCCTTCAACAGAACCgcatcatcaccatcacaagCACTTCACAATACAAAAATTAATACGAACGGCTAATACGCGTCAAAAAAGCATACTATATCCGTAATAAATAACGTATACCAGACTTGCCTCCTTTCCTCAGATACAATTACTCCGGGAATGTCGCAAATAATGTCAACTGCCTGGCGAGTCCTTCAAGAGACATGCCTCTCGTCTGTTATCCACGCAGTTTGTTTTCTCCGGctaggagagagggagcaaggcCGGTGTGACGGGGTGGAGCACGAATGCGCACGCGCAGACCTTGGATAAGCGCCCCCTTGCTTTCCATCTCGGAAGGTATCGGTTGTTCCTGAATGTTTAAGATATTGTACAACTGGTACTCATAGACGGCAATACCACAAGTCAATGGTGCCCAAAATTCTTAAAAATCCCTTCAGTTCTCTTATTAGATTCCAAGCATCTcatttataaaaataaacttgattattttttttttcctgttttgttcctGTGCCACAAATAATTGCGGTGCAAACCGCATTCTCGATTAATGAGAAAATAGACATGGGTTCGACTAATCTATACTGACCGCACAGAATTTAATTTTATCCATCGTCCACAGTGTTATCGGACAGAACTCAATCAATAGCTGCTGCATAACAATTAAAACGGCCGGTGTGACTATTAACGTGAAACATTCGTTTCTGGCCTTCAGTACATTTCGTCCAGAGATACGTTTAGGATGTGTTCTTGGCTGTCACAACATTCTATTGTATGAAAGTACTGTAGTGCCAGTGactgaatatttctgtatttaccGACAGATTTATATGGCCATTCAAAACGTCCTCAAGGGACCGTGAAGGCATTTTATGCGACTATTGTTAAACAGGGGCTGGATAGAGGTGCCTGTAAATCTCATTTCGATAACGGCACACTGGGCTCTATGCGGAAGTCTATTCGGTTTTACCTTGGGGGCCTTCAACGGCACCATACGGGGGCAGTATCGAGCACATTTGAGATGAAAAAATCACTGTAAACCAATGCTGTGGTGTGTTCTAAcaagggtggaagtaacaaaaaataACTGATAAGAATGGAagtgatgaaaatgcatttgaactgaaaaacagagcggtaaaaatggatgtgaaatgaaaaacagtgataaattatcaagtgatttaATTCATTTGAAACCGATTTGATTGAAACAGtcgtgatatgatgaaaacagagccatgtttcatcattttcattcatcattcattattcacaacacaaaattgccatttatcatttaggGAAAGTAGCCtcaagggtggaagtaacaaaaattaactgataaaaatggaggtgatgaaaatgcatgtaaatggaaaaatagaggggtaaaaatgcatgtgagctgaaaaatagagtgataagtTGTCAGTTCATTTGATAAACTCGACTGACATTTATCGTTTAAagcaagcaatttttgttacttccattTACCATTTACAGCAAGTAATTTCTGTTACTTCCGCCCAAAATGTCAGTcacaaaccacgcccactgaacTTGCTGCCTTAATTTCAACTTCTGAGCAGTGGCATGACGTCCTCAGCTCCCTTCAAATTGAGAGCCAAAAACTCGATCAGTTCGTCAGTTGGcgtggtttgtgtttttatcatatcggctttaaatgaatcaaatcacttaataatttatcactctgttttgcattttgcatccatttttaccactctatttttcaattcacatgcattttcatcaccttccatttttaatcagttaatttttgttacttccacccctgaTAGTGTTCACTCTAAAAGTCTTTAAACACCAATACAACCAATACAAGTTAATTGATACACATTTTTTGTGCAATGTCTCGCACATTTGCTCATGAGgacgaaaaaaagaaatttttaacCAGACTACCTTTATAAGTGGACTTCATTGGCAGGCTACCAGATAACGGTAATTCGGCACTGCCCCTAATATAAAACAAGGGCATCTGGTCAGATTTTTGGATTATATTACTGACATTGTTACTGATGATATAATATCTGGTTGCTTGTTTTTCAATCAGGAGCGCTTCACACTCTGTTATTTTGTTATTCTTATGTGCTTTCATAATCAAGGATTTGAATTATTAGGGGTCCAAAcagtgaagctgctggaacaCTACTGTGATTGTTCCgatttttatatttttccacTCTAAAGTGTTTGCAAAGCAAAAACTGTACATGTTAGAGCAACCAGACATGACAGCTGTTCCTATGGTCACCCACTACTCAGGATAGAAAAATCACCGTGATTGGtcacatggtggcgctatagcaagCCAAAACACGTTTTGGGCTGTA includes the following:
- the phf20b gene encoding PHD finger protein 20b isoform X1, with amino-acid sequence MTKTPPHRRGITFQVGAPLEARDSLKNWYAASIEKIDYEDEKVLIHYRQWSHRYDEWFDWSSPYLRPVERIQLRKQGLRENSPAPGFHVNQKVLASWSDCRYYPAKILTVNRDSSYTVKFYDGVVKTVKGIKIKPFRKESSEGRTGQYGRRRSDSTRKDWKPRENGSSRSNGSRHSASASDQDAESESEDEEEVGKDMEEDRNLTNGSADHDKVTEGANGGEHQNSTSCEEDNGGEPTKTERKGEIEDCHPDKSEVNGVGEENGSEGNDEEKKEKEDGLEDSAGLARRTRSRQADGKDAESKPNVPELRKRRASLGQTPPAKRNRANSSTDRSSRSQSQKLSRSDSVPATASPEERDCKGPMGTAEATAAKADTGATPDLATLLRRQVHLPTTNKYSREPLYRVIKNQPPPILSIELDHNPFKCKAPGCLKSFRKASLLHYHMKYYHAECDLSPPRSVQTRASDKQNSNQETPRRRRTVSASLHTPSPLNDSKSGHTPSPPTANGVHRQRSASQCERSKENQHTNRKNHDDRDWNAMETAGMKERERLREKRQKDFLRIKLKKKKKKKKRSKSDCHSSQENIGSKPSHCPLNLALKLPLSHKHHNYMDKTYQDGEDSGSDWSTDSTMWSEEESETGLDVITPISEQGVEPVSHGSEIVRCVCEVQEENDFMIQCEECLCWQHGTCMGLMEDSVPDTYTCYICRDPPAAQRQSQRYWYDKDWLSSGHMYGLSFLEENYSHQNSRKISATHQLLGDVHRVFQVLNGLQLKMSILQTQAHPDLKLWRTPWKQNDVPRRKGTGDSAVATPSPSIVEELIEIDNIKRETPSPLPTVNRTPSFQDSYISSEHCYQKPRTYYPAVEQRLVVETRGGSELEDSLRSTEDLLEMEQRYGCPLEPDQAKIQFTDQFSTSKDTETRKKAEKSSETEVKMENPDPLSSSPDPDLLLHQQWQLNLLDHIEAVQDEVTHRMDLIERELDVLESWLDYTGELEPPDPLARLPQLKHRIRQLLTDLGTVQQLAVCSSST